The following are encoded together in the Thunnus albacares chromosome 7, fThuAlb1.1, whole genome shotgun sequence genome:
- the LOC122985371 gene encoding gamma-crystallin M2-like, with protein sequence MNMSTTDMNMKSKIVFYEERNFQGRSYECNSDCPDLSTFLSRCQSCRVERGCFMVYDRTNFMGNQYFLRRGEYSDYMSMMGMSDCIRSCRMIPMHRGSFRMKIYERENFAGQMSELMDDCEDIMERFRMSNCMSCNVMEGHWLMFEQPQFRGRMVYMRPGEHRTFMNLGMGSMRFMSMRRILDSCY encoded by the exons ATGAACATGTCCACCACCGATATGAACATGAAGAGCAAG atCGTCTTCTACGAGGAGAGGAACTTCCAGGGTCGTTCCTATGAGTGCAACAGTGACTGCCCCGACCTGTCCACCTTCCTGAGCAGGTGTCAGTCCTGCAGGGTGGAGAGAGGCTGCTTCATGGTCTATGACCGCACCAACTTCATGGGCAACCAGTACTTCCTGAGGAGGGGCGAGTACTCCGACTACATGAGCATGATGGGAATGAGTGACTGCATCAGGTCCTGCCGCATGATCCCCATG CACCGTGGATCTTTCAGGATGAAGATCTACGAGAGGGAGAACTTCGCAGGCCAGATGTCCGAGCTGATGGACGACTGCGAGGACATCATGGAGCGTTTCCGCATGTCCAACTGCATGTCCTGTAACGTGATGGAGGGACACTGGCTGATGTTTGAGCAGCCCCAGTTCAGAGGCAGGATGGTGTACATGAGGCCTGGAGAGCACAGGACCTTCATGAACCTGGGCATGGGCAGCATGAGGTTCATGAGCATGAGGCGCATCCTGGACTCCTGCTACTAG
- the LOC122985372 gene encoding gamma-crystallin M2-like, with the protein MSTTDMNMRSKIVFYEERNFQGRSYECNSDCPDLSAFLSRCQSCRVERGCFMVYDRTNFMGNQFFLRRGEYSDYMSMMGMSDCIRSCRMIPMHRGSFRMKIYERENFGGQMSELMDDCEDIMERFRMSNCMSCNVMEGHWLMFEQPQFRGRMVYMRPGEHRTFMNLGMGSMRFMSMRRIVDSCY; encoded by the exons ATGTCCACCACCGACATGAACATGAGGAGCAAG atCGTCTTCTACGAGGAGAGGAACTTCCAGGGTCGTTCCTATGAGTGCAACAGTGACTGCCCCGACCTGTCCGCCTTCCTGAGCAGGTGTCAGTCCTGCAGGGTGGAGAGAGGTTGCTTCATGGTCTATGACCGCACCAACTTCATGGGCAACCAGTTCTTCCTGAGGAGGGGCGAGTACTCCGACTACATGAGCATGATGGGAATGAGCGACTGCATCAGGTCCTGCCGCATGATCCCCATG CACCGTGGATCTTTCAGGATGAAGATCTACGAGAGGGAGAACTTCGGAGGCCAGATGTCCGAGCTGATGGACGACTGTGAGGACATCATGGAGCGTTTCCGCATGTCCAACTGCATGTCCTGTAACGTGATGGAGGGACACTGGCTGATGTTTGAGCAGCCCCAGTTCAGAGGCAGGATGGTGTACATGAGGCCTGGAGAGCACAGGACCTTCATGAACCTGGGCATGGGCAGCATGAGGTTCATGAGCATGAGGCGCATCGTGGACTCCTGCTACTAG
- the LOC122985373 gene encoding gamma-crystallin M2-like, with product MSTTDMNMRSKIVFYEERNFQGRSYECNSDCPDLSVFLSRCQSCRVERGCFMVYDRTNFMGNQYFLRRGEYSDYMSMMGMSDCIRSCRMIPMHRGSFRMKIYERENFAGQMSELMDDCEDIMERFRMSNCMSCNVMEGHWLMFEQPQFRGRMVYMRPGEHRTFMNLGMGSMRFMSMRRILDSCY from the exons ATGTCCACCACCGACATGAACATGAGGAGCAAG atCGTCTTCTACGAGGAGAGGAACTTCCAGGGTCGTTCCTATGAGTGCAACAGTGACTGCCCCGACCTGTCCGTCTTCCTGAGCAGGTGTCAGTCCTGCAGGGTGGAGAGAGGCTGCTTCATGGTCTATGACCGCACCAACTTCATGGGCAACCAGTACTTCCTGAGGAGGGGCGAGTACTCCGACTACATGAGCATGATGGGAATGAGCGACTGCATCAGGTCCTGCCGCATGATCCCCATG CACCGTGGATCTTTCAGGATGAAGATCTACGAGAGGGAGAACTTCGCAGGCCAGATGTCCGAGCTGATGGACGACTGCGAGGACATCATGGAGCGTTTCCGCATGTCCAACTGCATGTCCTGTAATGTGATGGAGGGACACTGGCTGATGTTTGAGCAGCCCCAGTTCAGAGGCAGGATGGTGTACATGAGGCCTGGAGAGCACAGGACCTTCATGAACCTGGGCATGGGCAGCATGAGGTTCATGAGCATGAGGCGCATCCTGGACTCCTGCTACTAG
- the LOC122985376 gene encoding gamma-crystallin M2-like, with protein sequence MSTTDMNMRSKIVFYEERNFQGRSYECNSDCPDLSTFLSRCQSCRVERGCFMVYDRTNFMGNQYFLRRGEYSDYMSMMGMSDCIRSCRMIPMHRGSFRMKIYERENFGGQMSELMDDCEDIMERFRMSNCMSCNVMEGHWLMFEQPQFRGRMVYMRPGEHRTFMNLGMGSMRFMSMRRILDSCY encoded by the exons ATGTCCACCACCGACATGAACATGAGGAGCAAG atCGTCTTCTACGAGGAGAGGAACTTCCAGGGTCGTTCCTATGAGTGCAACAGTGACTGCCCCGACCTGTCCACCTTCCTGAGCAGGTGTCAGTCCTGCAGGGTGGAGAGAGGCTGCTTCATGGTCTATGACCGCACCAACTTCATGGGCAACCAGTACTTCCTGAGGAGGGGCGAGTACTCCGACTACATGAGCATGATGGGAATGAGCGACTGCATCAGGTCCTGCCGCATGATCCCCATG CACCGTGGATCTTTCAGGATGAAGATCTACGAGAGGGAGAACTTCGGAGGCCAGATGTCTGAGCTGATGGACGACTGCGAGGACATCATGGAGCGTTTCCGCATGTCCAACTGCATGTCCTGTAACGTGATGGAGGGACACTGGCTGATGTTTGAGCAGCCCCAGTTCAGAGGCAGGATGGTGTACATGAGGCCTGGAGAGCACAGGACCTTCATGAACCTGGGCATGGGCAGCATGAGGTTCATGAGCATGAGGCGCATCCTGGACTCCTGCTACTAG
- the LOC122985374 gene encoding gamma-crystallin M2-like isoform X1: MSTTDMNMRSKIVFYEERNFQGRSYECNSDCPDMSSFLSRCQSCRVERGCFMVYDRTNFMGNQFFLNRGEYSDYMSMMGMSDCIRSCRMIPMHRGSFRMKIYERENFGGQMSELMDDCEDIMERFRMSNCMSCNVMEGHWLMFEQTQFRGRMVYMRPGEHRTFMNLGMGSMRFMSMRRILDSCY; this comes from the exons ATGTCCACCACCGACATGAACATGAGGAGCAAG atCGTCTTCTACGAGGAGAGGAACTTCCAGGGTCGTTCCTATGAGTGCAACAGTGACTGCCCCGACATGTCCTCCTTCCTGAGCAGGTGTCAGTCCTGCAGGGTGGAGAGAGGCTGTTTCATGGTCTATGACCGCACCAACTTCATGGGCAACCAGTTCTTCCTGAATAGGGGCGAGTACTCCGACTACATGAGCATGATGGGAATGAGCGACTGCATCAGGTCCTGCCGCATGATCCCCATG CACCGTGGATCTTTCAGGATGAAGATCTACGAGAGGGAGAACTTCGGAGGCCAGATGTCCGAGCTGATGGACGACTGCGAGGACATCATGGAGCGTTTCCGCATGTCCAACTGCATGTCCTGTAACGTGATGGAGGGACACTGGCTGATGTTCGAGCAGACCCAGTTCAGAGGCAGGATGGTGTACATGAGGCCTGGAGAGCACAGGACCTTCATGAACCTGGGCATGGGCAGCATGAGGTTCATGAGCATGAGGCGCATCCTGGACTCCTGCTACTAG
- the LOC122985374 gene encoding gamma-crystallin M2-like isoform X3, whose product MSTTDMNMRSKIVFFEERNFQGRSYECNSDCPDLSVFLSRCQSCRVERGCFMVYDRTNFMGNQYFLRRGEYSDYMSMMGMSDCIRSCRMIPMHRGAFRMKIYERENFGGQMSELMDDCEDIMERFRMSNCMSCNVMEGHWLMFEQPQFRGRMVYMRPGEHRTFMNLGMGSMRFMSMRRILDSCY is encoded by the exons ATGTCCACCACCGACATGAACATGAGGAGCAAG atCGTCTTCTTCGAGGAGAGGAACTTCCAGGGTCGTTCCTATGAGTGCAACAGTGACTGCCCCGACCTGTCCGTCTTCCTGAGCAGGTGTCAGTCCTGCAGGGTGGAGAGAGGCTGCTTCATGGTCTATGACCGCACCAACTTCATGGGCAACCAGTACTTCCTGAGGAGGGGCGAGTACTCTGACTACATGAGCATGATGGGAATGAGCGACTGCATCAGGTCCTGCCGCATGATCCCCATG CACCGTGGAGCTTTCAGGATGAAGATCTATGAGAGGGAGAACTTCGGAGGCCAGATGTCTGAGCTGATGGATGACTGCGAGGACATCATGGAGCGTTTCCGCATGTCCAACTGCATGTCCTGTAACGTGATGGAGGGACACTGGCTGATGTTCGAGCAGCCCCAGTTCAGAGGCAGGATGGTGTACATGAGGCCTGGAGAGCACAGGACCTTCATGAACCTGGGCATGGGCAGCATGAGGTTCATGAGCATGAGGCGCATCCTGGACTCCTGCTACTAG